GAGCAGGAGGGCACCTACCCGCTCCCCGAGGCCCAGCTCGACCGCTTTCTCTTCAAGCTCGTCGTGGAATACTCCGGCCGGGAGGAACTCCGCACGATCCTCGACCGCACCACGACCGGCCACAAGGCCGATATCCGCAAGGTCACCACCGGCGCGGAGATCATCGAAATCCAGCAGCTCGTCCGCCGCGTGGTCATGGCTCCGCACGTGCAGGACTACGCCATCCGCCTGACCATGGCCTCGCACCCGCGAGGTGAATTCGCCGTGGATGTGACCAACAAGTACGTTCGCTGGGGTGCCAGCCCGCGTGCCGTGCAGACCATCGCCCTCGGCGCCAAGCTCCAGGCCCTGCTCGACGGCCGCTTCAACGCCAGCTTCACCGACGTCCGCAAGGTCTTCCTCCCCGCCATGCGCCACCGCGTCTTGTTGAATTTCGAAGGCGAGGCCGAGGGCATCGGCACCGACGACGTGCTCACGGAGATCCTCGAAAAGACGCCGACGATGACGGAAGCGGCGGCGTAGCTTCTGTTCTTCCTATGCTGACGGAGGACT
The window above is part of the Phycisphaerae bacterium genome. Proteins encoded here:
- a CDS encoding MoxR family ATPase; translation: MASNIDPAVEKATMAFREKFATLRSEIGKAIVGHDDIIEGVMTALFVGGHVLLEGVPGLGKTYLIRTLAQAVDLEFSRIQFTPDLMPADIIGTTIITEDPATGRRTFEFQKGPLFSQIVLADEINRATPKTQSALLEAMQEHSVTVGRTRHELREPFFVMATQNPIEQEGTYPLPEAQLDRFLFKLVVEYSGREELRTILDRTTTGHKADIRKVTTGAEIIEIQQLVRRVVMAPHVQDYAIRLTMASHPRGEFAVDVTNKYVRWGASPRAVQTIALGAKLQALLDGRFNASFTDVRKVFLPAMRHRVLLNFEGEAEGIGTDDVLTEILEKTPTMTEAAA